Proteins encoded within one genomic window of Polaribacter sp. NJDZ03:
- a CDS encoding carbohydrate-binding family 9-like protein: MKTYSVKYSEENDIVISGDGNNNIWNKADSLIDFTSPWNGNVIKKTTFKAVYNSEKIFFQFIVNDSLRHLHLSENKNDSINVSDRVELFFRSDAFINPYYCLEIDTAGRIMDFKAKPNKNFDFNWSWPSEDIFVKSSINKTNFIVEIAISLQSLEALNLLKNGIIETGIYRAKYHKQKEGTFLPTWITWVNPNTETPNFHTPTSFGILKLERF; the protein is encoded by the coding sequence TTGAAAACATACTCCGTAAAATATAGTGAAGAAAATGATATTGTAATTTCTGGAGACGGAAATAACAATATATGGAATAAGGCCGATTCTTTAATTGACTTTACATCACCTTGGAATGGAAATGTGATAAAAAAAACAACATTTAAGGCTGTCTATAATTCAGAAAAAATATTTTTTCAATTTATAGTGAACGATTCTTTAAGACATCTTCATTTATCTGAAAATAAGAATGACAGTATTAATGTTTCCGATAGGGTAGAGTTGTTTTTTAGAAGTGATGCTTTTATAAATCCGTATTACTGTTTAGAGATTGATACTGCAGGAAGAATTATGGATTTTAAAGCAAAGCCGAACAAAAATTTCGATTTTAATTGGAGTTGGCCAAGTGAGGATATCTTTGTAAAATCGTCTATCAATAAAACGAATTTTATTGTAGAAATTGCCATCTCACTTCAATCTTTAGAAGCATTAAATTTGTTAAAAAATGGAATTATAGAAACAGGTATTTACAGAGCAAAGTACCACAAACAAAAAGAAGGTACATTTTTACCAACTTGGATTACTTGGGTAAACCCAAATACAGAAACTCCTAATTTTCATACTCCAACTTCTTTTGGAATTTTAAAATTAGAGAGGTTCTAA